One window from the genome of Bacteroidota bacterium encodes:
- a CDS encoding S41 family peptidase — translation MKVKDRRLIIYLLIPIFGLMAFSSFKKDYFEVSKQLDIFASLFKELNIYYVDDIQPDELIHEAINSMLETLDPYTTYMTEEESEDFKVHTSGEYAGIGASIRNIDNEVVIVQTYEGFAAHKSGLRAGDVIIGIDNNNMENKDSDEVSSLLKGSIGSETLIKVKRSNAEFPLSVKLKREKIIIKAVPFFGMVNKDVGYIVLNSFSNKANLEVSSAYDKLKKQGMKYLILDFRGNPGGLLSQAVSVSNLFLPKNTFVVETKGRIKDWNKKYHTRQKAKDLEIPIVILTNYGTASASEIVAGAFQDLDRAVIMGDRTYGKGLVQQPRSLTYGTQLKITIAKYYIPSGRSIQARDYFDRNEDGSVRVIPDSLKVTYKTNSGRIVYDGGGIEPDVNIDIDDLTKFSENLISEGILFNYSVKYCNSTEGPVDLNTFELSESDYNNFKNYVSASEVVFESELEIKLEELVLLAKEEDIYQELEYAISDLELMIEKENNNLFVRNDAQIKRLLSLSIVNNDHFERGRYLYNINRDKVISKASLLLQNQNEYNSILSNNTN, via the coding sequence ATGAAGGTAAAAGATAGAAGGCTAATTATCTACTTACTCATTCCAATTTTTGGGTTGATGGCTTTTAGTAGCTTTAAAAAGGATTATTTCGAAGTTTCCAAACAGCTCGACATCTTTGCTTCGTTATTTAAAGAGTTGAATATTTATTATGTTGATGATATTCAGCCCGATGAACTTATTCATGAGGCGATAAACAGTATGCTCGAAACATTAGATCCCTATACTACATATATGACAGAAGAGGAGTCTGAAGATTTTAAGGTACATACATCAGGAGAATATGCCGGGATAGGAGCTTCAATTAGAAATATAGACAATGAAGTGGTAATAGTTCAGACCTATGAAGGATTTGCGGCACATAAATCAGGTTTGCGAGCCGGTGATGTTATAATTGGTATTGACAATAACAATATGGAGAATAAAGATTCTGATGAGGTCAGTAGTCTTTTGAAAGGAAGTATTGGATCTGAAACATTAATCAAGGTGAAACGGTCAAACGCAGAGTTTCCACTCTCCGTAAAATTGAAACGTGAGAAAATAATAATAAAGGCAGTTCCGTTTTTCGGGATGGTAAATAAGGATGTTGGATATATAGTACTAAACTCATTTTCGAATAAGGCTAATTTAGAAGTTTCTTCTGCATATGATAAGTTAAAGAAGCAGGGTATGAAATACCTGATACTGGATTTTAGGGGAAATCCGGGAGGACTGCTGTCGCAGGCAGTTAGTGTCTCAAATCTGTTTTTACCAAAGAATACCTTTGTAGTAGAGACTAAAGGGCGGATTAAGGACTGGAATAAGAAGTACCACACTAGGCAGAAAGCAAAGGATCTTGAAATTCCTATAGTAATATTAACTAATTACGGTACTGCTTCAGCTTCAGAGATTGTTGCCGGGGCGTTTCAGGATTTAGACAGAGCTGTAATAATGGGGGATAGAACATATGGAAAAGGACTTGTACAACAACCGCGATCTTTGACTTATGGTACTCAACTGAAAATAACCATTGCAAAATATTATATCCCCAGCGGTCGCAGCATTCAGGCACGCGATTATTTCGACAGGAATGAAGACGGTAGCGTAAGGGTAATTCCTGATTCTCTAAAAGTCACCTATAAAACAAATTCGGGACGTATTGTCTATGATGGGGGAGGTATTGAACCTGATGTGAATATAGATATTGATGATTTGACGAAATTTTCCGAGAATCTAATTAGTGAAGGAATATTATTTAATTATTCTGTAAAATATTGCAATTCAACTGAAGGACCTGTAGATCTCAATACTTTTGAACTAAGTGAATCGGATTATAATAATTTCAAGAATTATGTAAGTGCCAGCGAGGTGGTATTTGAATCAGAGCTTGAGATCAAGCTCGAAGAACTTGTTTTACTTGCTAAGGAAGAGGATATTTATCAGGAACTTGAATATGCGATAAGTGATCTGGAATTAATGATAGAAAAAGAAAATAATAATTTATTTGTGAGAAATGATGCCCAGATTAAAAGGTTATTATCGTTAAGCATTGTAAATAATGATCATTTTGAAAGAGGCAGATATTTGTATAATATAAATAGGGATAAGGTTATATCTAAAGCTTCATTATTGCTTCAGAATCAGAATGAATATAACAGTATTCTGAGTAATAATACCAATTAA
- a CDS encoding Mrp/NBP35 family ATP-binding protein: MNIQRADVLEALKTVGLPNTGNNIVEGGAVQDVIISGNSITVVAMVNTPVLHVKKSVEDNIKSVLEEKFTGASIQVTMKVEIAKPQIAPVEEKILPNIKNIIAVASGKGGVGKSTVTANIAVQLAKMGFKVGLVDADIYGPSMPIMFDVEKERPLGKNINGKQVMIPVENYGVKMLSIGFFTTPDQAVAWRGSMATKALKQLIFDADWGELDFLLLDLPPGTGDIHLTLVQSVPVTAAVVVSTPQAVALADARKGAGLFKMDAINVPVLGFVENMAYFTPAELPDNKYYIFGQDGTKNLAKDMGLPLLAEIPLVQSIREAGDIGRPASLQEGTAEADAFYKLAQNVVTETIARNESLPPTEKVKMSETAGCSAN; this comes from the coding sequence ATGAATATTCAAAGAGCTGATGTTTTAGAAGCGTTAAAAACTGTTGGGCTTCCTAACACAGGCAACAATATTGTTGAAGGTGGTGCTGTTCAGGATGTAATAATTTCCGGAAATTCAATTACTGTTGTTGCGATGGTAAACACTCCGGTTTTACATGTCAAAAAATCTGTAGAGGACAATATTAAAAGTGTTTTGGAAGAAAAATTCACAGGTGCTTCGATACAGGTAACTATGAAGGTAGAAATAGCAAAACCACAAATTGCTCCTGTAGAGGAAAAGATTTTACCAAACATTAAAAATATTATTGCCGTTGCATCGGGTAAAGGTGGTGTAGGGAAATCTACAGTTACTGCAAACATCGCAGTGCAGTTGGCAAAAATGGGATTCAAAGTAGGTTTGGTTGATGCCGATATCTACGGACCTTCAATGCCAATAATGTTTGATGTTGAGAAAGAAAGACCATTAGGTAAGAATATCAATGGTAAGCAGGTGATGATTCCTGTTGAAAATTACGGAGTAAAAATGCTGTCTATCGGGTTCTTTACTACTCCCGATCAGGCTGTTGCATGGAGAGGTTCAATGGCTACCAAGGCCTTAAAACAGTTAATATTTGATGCCGACTGGGGTGAATTGGATTTCTTATTGCTCGATTTACCTCCGGGAACAGGCGATATCCACTTAACACTTGTACAGTCAGTTCCTGTTACGGCAGCTGTAGTTGTATCTACTCCACAGGCTGTTGCTCTTGCTGATGCCCGTAAGGGAGCAGGATTATTTAAGATGGATGCTATTAATGTTCCTGTACTTGGATTTGTAGAAAATATGGCATATTTCACTCCTGCTGAACTTCCTGATAATAAATATTATATTTTCGGACAGGATGGAACTAAGAATCTGGCAAAAGACATGGGCTTACCTTTGTTGGCTGAGATACCATTAGTACAAAGTATCCGTGAAGCCGGTGATATTGGTCGTCCGGCATCGTTGCAGGAAGGAACTGCCGAGGCTGATGCTTTCTATAAACTGGCTCAAAACGT